ttgaaaaaacaaagggaCAACTTGCAAGGGATCAGGCAACCAAGTTAAAAGAATAAGTCCACTTTACATTACTGAATTCAAACTACAAGCTCTTCATAGACATGCAACTATGTccagaataaaaagaaagaattaacaGGAAGGATTCAAAAAACAACCCTTACATTCCAAGATTTTCATCTTTCactccaaaacaaaaaagaaaaaaaggtaagtAAAACGCCAATAGAAACCAGAAGCCTAAACTACTCTGCTCCGTTATGACTCAATAGAGCTTTTCCAGATCCACCTGTCTGAGTAGATGAATAAGTAGAGCCGCTGGCAAGAGAAGACTGAGTTCTATCCGATTCCGTGAGCCCCGGCGATGTGTACGAGAACTTCAGCATATCCATCGGGGGCGCGTAATACATCGGCACTGGCAACTTTGATGGGAGGCTCGGCAAGGGAGCTTCGAAATTTAGGACATTTATCACCTGCTTTATCGGCGGCCTTAGGCTGTAATCCGGGTGGCAGCACCATAGTCCTACCACCATGAGGCACTCCATTTGACGCTCGTCGAACTCCATGTTCAACCCCGGATCGGCTGCTTCAACCACTCGGCCTCTTCCGTACAGATCCCACACCCACTCCACCAGCCTCACCTTGCTCGGCTCCACCCTCAGCTCCACCGGCTTCCTGCCACATGCTATTTCGAGCGCCACCACTCCAAAGCTGTACACATCCGACTCCTTACTGGCCTTTCCAGTTGTCACGCATTCTGGGGCCAAGTACCCCATCGTGCCTGCCAAGACAGTGGTTTGAGAGCCCATGTCATGGTCCACAAGCCGCGCGAGCCCAAAGTCACCCAGCTTCGCGTTGAAGTTGGAGTCAAGCATCACGTTGCTCGACTTCACGTCCCGGTGCACCACACACTGCTCCCACTCCTCGTGGAGGTAGAGTAAGGCCGAGGCCAGGCCGAGGGCTATTTTGTACCTTGCAGCCCAAGTCAGGTGGGTTTTGCCTCCGAAAAGGTGCGAATCAAGGCTTCCGTTGGGCAAGAACTCGTAAACTAGAAGGAGCTCGCCTCCTTCGTGGCACCAACCTATGAGTTGTACCAAGTTCCGATGCCGTAGCCGGCTGATGATCTTCACTTCCGACACATACTCCTTCTTGCCCTGCTTCGATCCCTTGGACACCCTCTTGACCGCAATCTCCATGTTTGATTCACTTAATAAACCTTTATAAACTCCTCCAAATCCACCCTCTCCCAGCTTACCTCGTTCGGTGAAATCATTGGTCGCACGGGCAAGATCACGGTATGTGAACCTCTTCGGTCCAGCTCCCTTCTCGAATTCACCATCAATCGAGATGTCGACCATTGAAACTCCTTTACTACGCCGAGATTTCTTCCTCCAAAAGAGGAACCAACCAATTCCTAGTACACATGCTACCAAACCAGAACCTAGGACTACGCCGAGGACCAAGCcaaggcttcttttctttttgccatccTCCAAGGTTGAACTAAACGACCAGGAAAGGATTTCATGAATCTCGACGAACTGACCAGTCGCGGCAGAGAAGCCAATTTTGACCTGTTCCGGAAGGATTTTCCTCAGATCGACGACGTACGAGAGGCTTGAGTTGTTGTTAAAGACGGGGTTATTGGCATAagtaaggaagacgctcaagttaaAGCTTGTGGAGTCGTAGCTGACCCAAGCATTGGCTGTGGATCCATTCTTCATGCTGGTCTTCCAGGACACGTTCGCGACCGAGACGATGGAGTTGATGTTGATGCCCACATGGTCCGGGCTTGGGTCCCACGAGTTCTTAAAGCTGTCGAACTCGACAGCCACGATCTGGTTTGCAGACGTGTTCATGGCCATGCTTGGCTCGAACAGGGCAAGATAGCCGCCGCTTGAGTTGGCGGGGATAACGGCATCGAACGGCGCGATGTAGAAGGAAATGCCGTCCCCGTAGTAAGTGTTGTTCAGGGCGTTGATCACGAAGCTGAAGTGGGCCGTGAAGTCTGTCAGCCTCCCCGTCTTGGAGTCCCACAGGCGGACCGGCTTGTCGTAGGAGACCCGCCCGATGCTGTTCTGGAGGTTGTTGTCCTGCTGGTTCCTCGTCAGCTGGATCCCCCCACTCGACGTGAACGCGTCGCCCTCGAACGTCAAGTTGCCGGTGTTGGGCAGGAATCCGGAGAAGTTGAAGGAGACCGAATGGGCACGACCGATGAGCAAGAGCAAGAACGTTAGGAGTTGGATTGCAAGGCATGAGAGATTGGCCATTAGAGATCGAGAGGAGATGAATCGAAGGAAGTGAAAACTGGTTATGTATAAGCTATTAGGAGCGGTTGAACTATATTGTTGTCGTAACCCTGGAAATCGTGCTACTCCCCATCATTTACcaagtcaaataaatatttgtttCTGCTGGTCTGACCGACCGGatcaaaaagggaagaaatgcTTAATTAGATTAATGTCTGCTGATTGGTCAGAATGAACATAGACGGAGCACATTCGGTCCCCAACAATGTTTTGGTCCGTCTTTCTAGATGGCCAATAATTAATTACCTTAGACATAATCGACTATTGAAGAATCTTGACATAGTGACGAAAACCCCAGGAAACGGTCCAATTGGCCAAAGCTCATGTCCCATCGCTCCGAAGATGCTCCATTGGTGTTGCCGGGTCAGCCGAGAACTGCAACACAGAAATGTAGGTTATTTTGCCGGCCCCCtactatttaaaattttcctttattagttttttaattgAGTGGAGTTGGTATTGTTTCGTGTGCATATagttgaaaaatagaaaaatcgaaGATCCATGGGCGTCATCTAGCGTATGTCGGGCTGGTTCAAGACCAACCCGCTCACGGCCGGCCTAGGCCATTTCTTAGGAAGAAATTGTCCCGCTTGCGTGTGGGAGAAAACTTGAAGAGCATGATTCTTTGTCGTCATTACTGAGCGTGCTTGATAGTTTCAAATCGTCGTGAGGATTATCAAGGAAAAAGACGATTGAAATTTGCTACGGTTTTGTTCTGTTCTCATTTGCATAAGTgtaataaacaaaaaatcattgcCTTGGCGGCCTA
Above is a window of Eucalyptus grandis isolate ANBG69807.140 chromosome 9, ASM1654582v1, whole genome shotgun sequence DNA encoding:
- the LOC104418351 gene encoding L-type lectin-domain containing receptor kinase IX.1; translated protein: MANLSCLAIQLLTFLLLLIGRAHSVSFNFSGFLPNTGNLTFEGDAFTSSGGIQLTRNQQDNNLQNSIGRVSYDKPVRLWDSKTGRLTDFTAHFSFVINALNNTYYGDGISFYIAPFDAVIPANSSGGYLALFEPSMAMNTSANQIVAVEFDSFKNSWDPSPDHVGININSIVSVANVSWKTSMKNGSTANAWVSYDSTSFNLSVFLTYANNPVFNNNSSLSYVVDLRKILPEQVKIGFSAATGQFVEIHEILSWSFSSTLEDGKKKRSLGLVLGVVLGSGLVACVLGIGWFLFWRKKSRRSKGVSMVDISIDGEFEKGAGPKRFTYRDLARATNDFTERGKLGEGGFGGVYKGLLSESNMEIAVKRVSKGSKQGKKEYVSEVKIISRLRHRNLVQLIGWCHEGGELLLVYEFLPNGSLDSHLFGGKTHLTWAARYKIALGLASALLYLHEEWEQCVVHRDVKSSNVMLDSNFNAKLGDFGLARLVDHDMGSQTTVLAGTMGYLAPECVTTGKASKESDVYSFGVVALEIACGRKPVELRVEPSKVRLVEWVWDLYGRGRVVEAADPGLNMEFDERQMECLMVVGLWCCHPDYSLRPPIKQVINVLNFEAPLPSLPSKLPVPMYYAPPMDMLKFSYTSPGLTESDRTQSSLASGSTYSSTQTGGSGKALLSHNGAE